Proteins encoded together in one Calditrichota bacterium window:
- a CDS encoding SOS response-associated peptidase — MCNAYGTIGYSRSAFLHDLLGIPRNLDYDRPKKVVRPTDSVPVVRLADAGFEQLEMRWGLVPAWSKTMPERPLTNARSETVDELKSFAEAFRSRRCVMPGDEFYEWIKGTKQRVTFRPKEEEFLFAGLWDRWNDGEKVIESCVMLTTSANDVVAPVHDRMPVVLKPEDCVKWLNSETAVEDLKKLLAPLENELITLVEEITPKSNQTSLF, encoded by the coding sequence ATGTGTAACGCATACGGAACAATCGGGTACTCACGGAGTGCTTTTCTGCATGACCTGTTGGGAATTCCGAGAAACCTCGACTATGACCGGCCAAAGAAAGTCGTTAGGCCGACGGATTCTGTGCCCGTCGTGCGACTGGCCGACGCAGGCTTTGAACAGCTTGAGATGAGATGGGGGCTTGTGCCCGCTTGGTCGAAAACGATGCCGGAACGGCCGCTGACAAATGCGCGAAGTGAAACCGTCGATGAACTCAAGTCGTTTGCGGAGGCCTTTCGCTCGCGGAGATGTGTGATGCCGGGGGATGAATTTTATGAATGGATCAAAGGGACGAAACAGCGAGTGACGTTTCGGCCTAAGGAAGAAGAATTTTTGTTTGCGGGACTTTGGGACCGATGGAACGACGGAGAAAAAGTCATCGAGAGTTGCGTGATGCTCACGACCTCGGCGAACGATGTGGTTGCGCCGGTGCATGACCGGATGCCTGTGGTGCTGAAGCCTGAGGACTGCGTGAAATGGCTCAATTCGGAAACTGCGGTGGAAGATTTGAAGAAACTCTTGGCGCCGTTGGAAAACGAGTTGATCACGCTGGTTGAAGAGATCACTCCGAAATCAAATCAAACTTCGCTTTTTTAG
- a CDS encoding MerR family transcriptional regulator — protein sequence MEKKDTRVPQLKKLYHSIGEVSELIGVPAHVLRYWESEFPQLHPKKGRGGNRLYTENDLGLLTRIHDLLYNKKFTIAGARKQLQLGLDDVEEKPAPMDVLSEVKQELKEILSLLNTSGRGAAR from the coding sequence ATGGAAAAAAAGGACACGCGAGTTCCGCAGCTTAAGAAGTTGTACCATTCGATTGGCGAAGTCTCCGAGTTAATCGGAGTGCCTGCTCATGTTTTGAGATATTGGGAGAGTGAGTTTCCGCAGCTTCACCCGAAAAAGGGGCGCGGGGGAAACAGATTGTACACGGAAAATGACCTTGGATTGTTGACGCGGATTCACGATCTGCTGTACAACAAGAAATTTACCATCGCCGGCGCGCGCAAACAGCTTCAGCTTGGGCTGGATGACGTGGAAGAAAAACCGGCGCCGATGGATGTTTTGTCCGAGGTCAAACAGGAATTGAAAGAGATTTTGAGTTTGCTGAATACGTCGGGGCGTGGCGCAGCCCGGTAG
- the dut gene encoding dUTP diphosphatase, whose protein sequence is MSLVVPIVRLAHAPKNLPEYATLGAAGMDLCLAGEATTLAPGERKLLPTGFQIAIPDGYEGQVRLRSGFARRSGCLMPNAPGTIDSDYRGELMVLLMNVSNEPVTVESGERFAQLIISPVERITWHETDTLNGSERGSGGFGSTGR, encoded by the coding sequence GTGAGTCTGGTTGTCCCCATTGTCAGGCTCGCCCATGCTCCGAAGAATTTGCCAGAGTACGCGACGCTGGGCGCGGCGGGAATGGATTTGTGTTTGGCGGGCGAAGCGACGACGCTTGCTCCGGGTGAACGTAAGCTATTGCCGACGGGCTTTCAGATTGCGATCCCTGACGGATACGAAGGGCAGGTTAGGCTGCGGTCCGGATTTGCGCGGCGCAGCGGTTGCCTGATGCCCAACGCACCGGGGACCATCGACTCGGACTACCGAGGCGAACTGATGGTTTTGTTGATGAATGTTTCGAATGAACCAGTGACAGTCGAGAGCGGCGAGAGGTTTGCGCAGTTGATTATTAGCCCCGTGGAAAGAATCACGTGGCACGAGACGGACACCTTGAACGGGAGTGAACGCGGCAGCGGCGGATTTGGCAGCACCGGACGATAA
- a CDS encoding insulinase family protein, producing MAKASLYNKSVLPNGIRLVTEKIPSVRSAALGIWVTVGSRHESEKLNGISHFIEHMAFKGTATRSAMDIAKTIERGGGHINAFTGKELTCFYVHVLDEQLPTAVDILCDILQNSMYAPQEMEKEKQVILDEIRDHEDMPDDVVHEQFVGQVFEDHPIARPILGPPQNVKSFTREDIREFMAEHYNPYRIIVAAAGNVKHAQLEKMIAQKLAAKAKKLKTVKQPIHALKPSFERNSRPIQQAHMLMGGRSVPYNSKDRIAISMLSTVLGGGMSSRLFQNIREKHGIAYAVYSYVDSLSDVGYYGVYLATDKQRVDRAGEMVRKELVDLQERPLSKAELEEIKIQYKGGLMLGLENTSSRMMRLARMEIYQGRYVPLDEISERIDAVTPKKIQSMANVLFDEKNIVTAVLEPNGKKS from the coding sequence TTGGCTAAGGCTTCGCTCTACAACAAATCCGTATTGCCGAATGGCATCAGATTAGTCACTGAGAAAATTCCCAGCGTTCGCTCGGCGGCGCTGGGAATTTGGGTGACGGTGGGATCGCGGCACGAATCGGAAAAACTGAACGGTATCTCGCACTTCATCGAGCACATGGCGTTCAAAGGAACGGCAACACGCTCGGCGATGGACATAGCGAAGACGATTGAACGCGGCGGTGGGCACATCAATGCCTTTACCGGCAAAGAACTGACGTGCTTTTATGTGCATGTGTTGGACGAGCAGTTGCCGACGGCAGTGGATATTCTGTGTGACATTCTCCAGAACTCGATGTACGCGCCTCAGGAAATGGAGAAAGAGAAGCAGGTGATTCTGGACGAAATCCGGGATCACGAAGATATGCCGGACGACGTCGTGCATGAGCAGTTCGTCGGACAGGTGTTTGAGGATCATCCGATTGCGCGACCTATATTGGGTCCGCCGCAGAATGTGAAGTCGTTTACGCGCGAGGATATTCGCGAGTTTATGGCGGAGCATTACAATCCTTATAGGATAATTGTAGCGGCGGCGGGAAACGTGAAGCATGCGCAATTGGAGAAGATGATTGCACAGAAGCTCGCGGCTAAGGCGAAAAAACTGAAAACGGTGAAGCAGCCGATTCATGCTTTGAAGCCAAGTTTCGAGCGGAATAGTCGACCTATTCAACAGGCGCATATGCTGATGGGCGGACGATCCGTTCCGTACAACTCGAAAGATCGAATCGCGATTTCGATGCTAAGTACGGTGCTCGGTGGAGGCATGTCGTCGCGGTTGTTTCAGAACATTCGCGAGAAGCACGGCATCGCGTACGCAGTTTACTCGTATGTGGATTCGTTGTCGGACGTCGGATATTACGGCGTGTATTTGGCGACGGACAAGCAGCGAGTGGACCGCGCGGGTGAGATGGTGCGGAAAGAGTTAGTAGATTTGCAGGAGCGTCCGCTTTCGAAGGCTGAACTTGAGGAGATTAAGATTCAGTACAAGGGTGGACTGATGCTCGGGCTGGAAAATACGTCGAGCCGGATGATGAGACTGGCGCGCATGGAGATCTATCAGGGTCGCTATGTGCCGCTGGATGAAATCAGCGAAAGGATCGACGCAGTGACACCGAAGAAGATACAGAGTATGGCCAACGTGTTATTTGATGAGAAGAACATTGTGACTGCTGTGCTCGAACCCAACGGCAAGAAATCGTAA
- a CDS encoding polyribonucleotide nucleotidyltransferase, whose protein sequence is MTRETLELGGLPLTLETGRMAKQADGAIWLTYGETTVLATVCANLDSDTDFDFMPLTVDYREKMYAVGRIPGGFFKREGRPSEKETLSARLTDRPLRPLFPEGFNKEVQIMINVFSSDGEHDPDVLGTVAASAALAISHVPFLGPVGSVRMGYVNGEFIVNPTFKQLEESALDVVVSGTAESIMMIEGLAKLVDEDTFLKAIEVAHGEIKKIVELQKKLASLIGKTKAVFEPAEKNTELLARLEKDYDSKVAELTKIAEKQERKKAMKAIVAEAAEALAVEFPDEDGEIKSWVNERFDKIVRVRAVKEKVRLDGRGHTDIRQITCDVDILPRVHGSSLFTRGQTQALGSITLGAKFDEQKVDGIDGVYFKPYMLHYNFPPFSVGEVRKFLGQSRREVGHGNLAWRAIQPVLPAWDDFPYTIRVVSEVLESNGSSSMATVCAGCMALMAGGVPLKSPVAGIAMGLIEEDGQFAILSDILGDEDHLGDMDFKVTGNEHGITACQMDIKITGISIDLMKTAIRQARQGIDHILGKMREAIPEPRPMISPFAPRIAFFTVDPDKIGLIIGPGGKTIREIIARSGAQIDIEDTGQICISGPSSEEVEKALTILRGMTENPEVGKVYDGKVTKITDFGAFVEILPGREGLLHISEIEHRRVAKVSDHLNVGDPVNVKLVKITPEGKLDLSRKALLPRPEGMPEEEPRERRDRGDRAHGRDKHRGDRKPRTEKVEDED, encoded by the coding sequence ATGACACGCGAAACACTTGAACTTGGCGGCCTGCCGCTGACTCTTGAAACCGGCCGCATGGCGAAACAAGCCGACGGAGCGATCTGGCTTACGTACGGTGAAACGACGGTGCTGGCGACGGTTTGTGCGAATCTTGATTCGGACACTGATTTCGATTTTATGCCGCTTACTGTGGACTACCGCGAAAAGATGTACGCGGTGGGCCGCATTCCGGGCGGATTTTTCAAACGTGAAGGACGTCCTTCAGAAAAGGAAACGCTGTCGGCGCGCTTGACGGATCGTCCGTTGCGCCCGTTGTTCCCCGAAGGATTCAACAAAGAAGTTCAGATTATGATCAACGTCTTTTCATCGGACGGTGAACATGATCCGGATGTGTTGGGAACAGTTGCGGCTTCGGCAGCTCTGGCGATTTCGCATGTTCCGTTTTTGGGACCGGTGGGATCGGTGCGCATGGGCTACGTGAACGGCGAGTTTATAGTAAATCCGACGTTCAAGCAGCTTGAAGAATCGGCTTTGGACGTCGTCGTTTCGGGAACCGCCGAATCGATCATGATGATCGAAGGACTTGCGAAGCTCGTTGACGAAGATACGTTCCTGAAGGCGATTGAAGTGGCGCACGGCGAGATCAAGAAGATTGTCGAGCTGCAGAAGAAACTCGCGAGCTTGATCGGCAAAACAAAGGCTGTGTTTGAACCCGCAGAAAAGAACACGGAGCTCTTGGCGCGACTGGAGAAAGATTACGATTCGAAAGTTGCCGAATTGACCAAGATTGCGGAAAAGCAAGAGCGCAAGAAAGCGATGAAGGCTATCGTGGCCGAAGCCGCTGAGGCGCTGGCTGTTGAATTTCCGGACGAAGACGGTGAAATCAAGTCATGGGTGAACGAGCGATTCGACAAGATCGTGCGTGTGCGCGCCGTGAAAGAAAAAGTTCGTCTTGACGGACGCGGTCACACGGATATCCGTCAGATTACGTGCGACGTGGATATTCTTCCGCGTGTTCACGGAAGTTCGCTGTTTACTCGCGGTCAGACGCAAGCGCTCGGCTCGATTACGCTTGGCGCAAAGTTTGACGAACAGAAAGTCGACGGCATCGATGGCGTGTATTTCAAGCCGTACATGCTGCACTACAACTTCCCGCCGTTTTCCGTCGGTGAAGTACGCAAGTTTTTGGGGCAATCCCGCCGCGAAGTCGGTCACGGCAATCTCGCTTGGCGTGCGATTCAGCCGGTGCTGCCGGCATGGGACGATTTCCCGTATACGATTCGTGTCGTGTCGGAAGTTTTGGAATCGAACGGAAGCTCGTCGATGGCGACGGTGTGCGCAGGATGCATGGCTTTAATGGCCGGAGGCGTTCCTCTGAAATCACCGGTCGCGGGTATCGCGATGGGCTTGATCGAAGAAGACGGACAGTTTGCGATTTTGTCTGACATTTTGGGTGATGAAGATCATCTCGGTGACATGGACTTTAAGGTCACGGGCAATGAACACGGCATCACCGCGTGCCAAATGGATATTAAGATCACGGGTATTTCGATTGATCTGATGAAGACAGCGATTCGCCAAGCTCGTCAGGGTATCGATCATATTCTCGGCAAGATGCGTGAGGCGATTCCGGAGCCGCGCCCGATGATTTCGCCATTTGCTCCGCGTATCGCGTTCTTTACGGTGGATCCGGACAAGATCGGTTTGATCATTGGACCGGGAGGAAAGACGATTCGCGAGATCATTGCCCGCAGCGGCGCGCAAATTGACATTGAAGACACGGGTCAGATTTGCATTTCGGGTCCGAGTTCAGAAGAGGTCGAAAAGGCGCTGACGATTTTGCGCGGCATGACGGAGAATCCGGAAGTAGGAAAGGTCTACGACGGCAAAGTGACGAAGATCACTGACTTCGGCGCGTTCGTTGAAATCTTGCCGGGTCGTGAAGGACTCTTGCACATCAGCGAAATTGAACACCGACGTGTTGCAAAGGTTTCCGATCATCTGAATGTCGGAGATCCTGTCAACGTTAAGTTGGTCAAGATTACGCCTGAAGGCAAACTTGATTTGTCTCGCAAGGCTCTCTTGCCGCGTCCTGAAGGCATGCCGGAAGAAGAACCGCGGGAACGCCGCGATCGCGGAGATCGTGCGCATGGCCGTGACAAACACCGCGGTGATCGCAAGCCGAGAACCGAAAAGGTTGAAGACGAAGATTAG
- the rpsO gene encoding 30S ribosomal protein S15, protein MAEASNPRRELVEKFGRTKNDTGSPEVQVALLTHRINYLTEHLKSNKNDNHSRRGLLLLVGQRRRILKYLNKKDVNRYRELVKQLGLRG, encoded by the coding sequence ATGGCAGAAGCATCTAATCCGCGCCGTGAACTTGTGGAAAAGTTCGGACGTACGAAGAATGACACCGGAAGTCCGGAGGTCCAAGTTGCGCTGTTGACGCACCGCATCAACTACTTGACCGAGCATCTGAAGTCGAACAAGAACGACAATCACTCGCGTCGTGGTTTGCTGCTCCTCGTGGGCCAGCGCCGCAGAATTTTGAAGTATCTGAACAAGAAAGACGTTAATCGTTACCGCGAACTCGTGAAGCAGCTTGGCTTGCGCGGCTAA
- a CDS encoding bifunctional riboflavin kinase/FAD synthetase, with translation MHIHRQELPESVTRNKTAVTVGSFDGLHLGHRQIVSKLLGVATAHGETPLAVTFDPHPRSLLLGDDKNISMLYSFDERMDLLSRAGIENVFVIDFDESFRRLQPREYAEQIIIGKWNAGHIIAGYNHSFGKDRAGDHESLISLGRDLGFGVEIVPPVVIKDEVVSSTAIRRHIMEGDLPLANAMLGRKFSLAGRVIRGFARGRRMGCPTANLGEIAQGKIVPRDGIYAAIAELNEYAYPAAVSIGFNPTFGGQRHSIEAHILDFDLDIYDRTLTLRILKRLRGEIKFSGEEALSVQMKQDISDIRSILVEEGYSLEPRRLLPEENVI, from the coding sequence ATGCACATTCATCGACAGGAGTTGCCGGAATCCGTCACGCGCAACAAGACCGCAGTCACCGTGGGGAGTTTTGACGGACTGCATCTTGGCCACAGGCAAATTGTCTCCAAGCTCTTGGGCGTGGCAACTGCTCACGGCGAGACTCCACTGGCCGTGACGTTCGATCCGCATCCACGATCGCTGTTGCTCGGCGATGACAAGAACATATCGATGCTGTACAGCTTCGACGAAAGAATGGATTTGCTCTCCCGCGCCGGTATTGAAAACGTCTTTGTCATTGACTTCGACGAGTCGTTCCGCAGGCTGCAGCCGCGCGAGTACGCCGAGCAAATCATCATAGGAAAGTGGAATGCCGGGCATATTATCGCGGGATATAACCACTCGTTCGGCAAGGACCGGGCGGGTGATCATGAAAGTTTGATTTCGCTCGGGCGCGACCTTGGCTTCGGCGTTGAGATTGTTCCTCCCGTCGTCATCAAAGACGAAGTGGTCTCGTCGACAGCAATTCGCCGCCACATCATGGAAGGTGACTTGCCGCTGGCGAACGCGATGTTGGGACGCAAGTTTTCTCTTGCAGGACGAGTAATTCGTGGATTTGCGCGGGGCAGAAGAATGGGTTGTCCGACTGCGAACCTCGGCGAGATCGCGCAAGGGAAGATCGTTCCGCGCGACGGCATCTATGCGGCAATCGCGGAACTCAACGAATACGCTTATCCAGCCGCTGTTTCAATCGGATTTAACCCGACTTTTGGGGGGCAACGGCATTCGATTGAAGCACACATCCTTGATTTTGATTTGGACATTTATGACCGCACTCTTACGCTGCGAATCTTGAAGCGGCTGCGCGGTGAAATCAAGTTCAGCGGCGAAGAAGCGTTGTCCGTGCAAATGAAGCAAGATATCTCAGACATTCGAAGCATATTGGTTGAAGAAGGCTATAGCCTCGAACCCCGACGCCTATTGCCTGAAGAAAACGTCATTTGA
- the truB gene encoding tRNA pseudouridine(55) synthase TruB yields MNGLVLPIDKPAGWTSFDVVAKLRGGLKWKKVGHAGTLDPAATGLLIVVFGNCTSDSEKFMGLGKRYRGVVKLGVTTDTDDLDGQVTGETEVRWNVTEIENAVQQFQGEILQAPPSVSAIKIDGKRSYKRARKGEEVKHAPRPVEIEEIRIVELDNPFVTLDIRCSKGTYIRSIARDLGRELGCGGTLASLRRTEIGPYSVDDAWEIGEVLMHPEFRGQ; encoded by the coding sequence TTGAACGGACTCGTACTTCCGATAGACAAACCTGCGGGGTGGACGTCATTTGACGTTGTCGCAAAATTGCGCGGCGGTTTGAAATGGAAAAAGGTGGGGCATGCGGGCACGCTCGATCCGGCTGCCACGGGTTTGCTCATTGTTGTGTTCGGGAATTGCACTTCCGACTCGGAAAAATTCATGGGACTCGGTAAGCGCTATCGCGGAGTCGTCAAATTAGGTGTGACGACAGATACTGACGATCTCGACGGTCAAGTTACCGGCGAGACGGAGGTCCGGTGGAACGTGACCGAAATCGAGAACGCCGTTCAGCAGTTTCAAGGGGAGATATTGCAGGCACCGCCGTCCGTGTCGGCGATTAAGATCGACGGCAAACGCAGCTACAAACGGGCGCGAAAAGGCGAAGAAGTCAAACACGCGCCGCGTCCCGTCGAAATTGAAGAGATCAGAATTGTTGAGTTGGACAATCCTTTTGTGACGCTTGATATTCGCTGCAGCAAAGGCACATACATTCGGTCGATTGCACGAGACCTTGGCCGCGAGCTCGGCTGCGGCGGCACGCTGGCATCACTCAGGCGCACCGAGATCGGTCCATATTCGGTCGACGACGCTTGGGAAATTGGCGAAGTTTTGATGCATCCGGAATTCAGGGGGCAATAA
- a CDS encoding bifunctional oligoribonuclease/PAP phosphatase NrnA yields MKFSSAEIAALRPFLESPRVLISAHVRPDPDAIGSVLALREAVLQCGGTPVCVMEDECPTRCTMLFGASEIVTLSGTAGLKPFDDVIVVDSGNRERIGDVESLVSKSARIANLDHHISNTKFGHVNLVDTDASASGELLFDLFEELKVSLTATMATNLLAGILTDTGRFRHSNTTPKTLRVAANLVEAGAKISELTEQLYYSIPAKDVRSTAQILSTLELHAEGRISTMFVPLDYVVEDPDNLVDLGRAIDGVEVAVLFSEMDDGRIRVSLRSKSIVNVSAIAESFGGGGHERAAGFRMYGTLRSVQARLLPSLMHALDQAK; encoded by the coding sequence GTGAAGTTTTCGTCCGCGGAGATCGCCGCGCTTCGTCCGTTTCTTGAATCTCCGCGTGTCTTGATTTCGGCCCACGTTCGTCCCGATCCCGACGCGATCGGGTCCGTGCTTGCATTGCGGGAAGCGGTCCTGCAATGCGGAGGAACACCAGTATGCGTAATGGAGGACGAATGTCCTACGCGCTGCACGATGCTTTTCGGAGCAAGTGAGATCGTGACCCTGAGCGGCACAGCCGGGCTGAAACCGTTTGACGACGTGATCGTTGTCGATTCGGGGAATCGCGAGAGAATCGGAGACGTCGAAAGTTTGGTTTCGAAGTCCGCAAGAATCGCCAATCTCGACCATCATATTTCCAATACGAAATTTGGCCACGTCAATCTTGTCGATACGGACGCTTCGGCTTCGGGTGAACTGCTCTTTGACTTGTTCGAGGAATTGAAAGTAAGTTTGACGGCGACGATGGCGACGAATTTGCTTGCCGGCATTTTGACGGACACGGGGAGATTTCGCCATTCGAACACGACGCCCAAGACTCTGAGAGTCGCGGCCAATCTCGTGGAAGCCGGAGCGAAGATTTCCGAGTTGACTGAGCAGCTCTACTATTCGATTCCCGCAAAAGATGTGAGATCGACGGCGCAGATTCTTTCTACGCTCGAGCTTCACGCTGAAGGCAGAATTTCTACGATGTTCGTTCCTTTGGATTACGTCGTAGAAGATCCCGATAACCTTGTGGACTTAGGACGAGCGATCGACGGAGTGGAGGTCGCCGTGTTGTTTTCCGAAATGGATGACGGGCGAATACGCGTTTCGCTGCGCTCGAAGTCGATCGTAAATGTCTCAGCCATAGCCGAGTCGTTCGGGGGCGGAGGGCACGAACGGGCAGCAGGTTTTAGAATGTACGGCACGCTGCGCTCCGTTCAAGCGAGACTTTTGCCGAGCCTGATGCACGCGCTTGACCAGGCGAAATAG
- the rbfA gene encoding 30S ribosome-binding factor RbfA — MSNQLRQNSDGPRRPLRLAAELEREIPGMIRDIAIDMRSVLISVTGVTVTDDLSMAHVYFSIIGESASGIEIEHELNKHKGKFRTAIAKRFVMRQHPDVRFHFDETPAKAARIEELLKQVRGGEDQS; from the coding sequence ATGTCTAATCAACTTCGACAAAATTCCGACGGACCGCGCAGGCCGCTTAGGTTGGCAGCGGAACTTGAACGTGAGATTCCGGGAATGATCCGGGACATCGCAATTGACATGCGAAGTGTGCTGATTTCAGTGACAGGTGTGACGGTCACCGATGACTTGTCGATGGCGCACGTTTATTTCAGTATTATCGGCGAATCCGCGAGCGGGATTGAGATCGAACATGAATTGAACAAGCATAAGGGGAAGTTCCGCACAGCGATTGCCAAACGGTTCGTGATGCGGCAACACCCGGACGTGCGGTTTCATTTTGACGAAACGCCCGCGAAGGCGGCGCGCATCGAAGAGCTTCTGAAACAGGTGCGGGGCGGAGAAGATCAGTCGTGA
- a CDS encoding DUF503 domain-containing protein: MKCCVGVMTCTLHLPHSHSLKDRRSAVNSIKERVRNKYNVSVSEEAGETWQIANMAFACVAVSERHVEAQFGSIRALIEEDERVLMFDPRVDYYV, translated from the coding sequence ATGAAATGCTGCGTCGGTGTGATGACCTGCACGCTGCATCTGCCTCACAGTCATTCCTTGAAAGATAGACGAAGCGCGGTCAATTCAATCAAGGAACGCGTGCGCAACAAATACAACGTTTCCGTGAGCGAGGAAGCGGGCGAGACTTGGCAGATTGCGAACATGGCGTTCGCGTGCGTCGCGGTAAGCGAGCGTCATGTGGAAGCGCAGTTCGGCTCGATACGAGCATTGATCGAAGAGGATGAGCGAGTCTTGATGTTTGATCCGCGGGTGGACTACTATGTCTAA